A window from Gossypium raimondii isolate GPD5lz chromosome 7, ASM2569854v1, whole genome shotgun sequence encodes these proteins:
- the LOC105795416 gene encoding transcription factor MYB1, which yields MGRRPCCAKEGLNKGAWTANEDQILKNYITIHGEGKWRDLPQKAGLKRCGKSCRLRWLNYLRPDIKRGNISIEEEELIIRLHKLLGNRWSLIAGRLPGRTDNEIKNYWNTNLSKRMEGQKRNISPNTPQVSSHNVIWTKAVKCTKAVNVDTLDPKSETLVNSPSETPSSSAINEDNANNNSMDFLVDFDIDELLAFEYNPIPELYRTQNRGDKMGNNVADNGEYSHGTEFCQACEHLDLRGLESYLNLEDEWIN from the exons ATGGGGAGGAGGCCTTGCTGTGCCAAAGAAGGGCTTAACAAAGGAGCATGGACTGCAAATGAAGACCAAATCCTCAAAAACTACATCACCATCCATGGTGAAGGCAAATGGAGAGACCTTCCTCAAAAAGCTG ggtTGAAGAGATGTGGGAAGAGTTGCCGGCTCCGGTGGCTGAATTATTTGAGGCCGGACATTAAGAGAGGGAACATCTctattgaagaagaagagctcATTATTAGACTACACAAGCTCCTTGGTAACAG gTGGTCTCTGATTGCTGGAAGATTACCGGGGCGAACAGACAATGAAATAAAGAACTATTGGAACACAAATTTGAGCAAAAGGATGGAAGGCCAAAAAAGGAATATTTCTCCAAATACCCCCCAAGTTTCTTCTCACAATGTGATTTGGACCAAAGCAGTGAAGTGCACCAAGGCCGTCAATGTTGATACTTTAGACCCCAAATCCGAAACTCTAGTCAACAGTCCTAGTGAGACCCCTTCTTCTTCAGCCATCAATGAGGATAATGCTAACAACAATTCCATGGATTTCTTAGTCGATTTCGATATCGATGAACTTCTCGCATTCGAATACAACCCGATCCCGGAGTTGTATCGAACTCAAAACCGCGGTGACAAAATGGGCAATAATGTGGCGGACAACGGGGAGTACAGTCATGGTACCGAGTTTTGTCAGGCATGTGAACACTTGGATCTTCGAGGTCTAGAATCTTATTTGAATCTTGAAGATGAATGGATCAACTAA